Genomic window (Synergistes jonesii):
AAGCTTACAGACGTTGATTTAAAGACCGCCCTGATTGCGACCTCTGCAGGCGGCATAACGGAGATGGTGGTCTTTGGAATGTCTATGGATGCAAATCTTCCTATCATTGCCTGCGTGCAGGTCTTTCGCGTCGTGATTTTTCTTACCGTGATACCCTTCATCGCGTTGTTTGATAAAGAACAGTCAGAACGCCTAAAAAAAGAAAACTTGATAAAAGAACAATATGATGTCAGAAACTGGTTCTACAAATCAGACTATATCGTTTTATTGGCGATTTCATTTTTATTAGGCGCCATGGCAACATATTATAGGGTTCCGGCTGGGGCCATGCTGGGAGCTATGCTCGGCGCTGGCAGCTATTCTTTCTTTATTAACAGGCGATACTATTGCAGCCTGCGCATAAGGCATCTGGCACAAATCGGGCTTGGCCTGGTAATGGGACGAAGAATGACATCTGAAACTGTACTGCAGCTTACGTATATCCTAATACCAACCGTTATTACCGCATTTATCATGATGATAGGATGCTCTCTTCTTGCCATAATAATAAAAAAAATAAGCAAAATGGACATCTTAACTTGTCTTCTTTGTGTATCTCCAGCCGGACTGAGTCAAATAGCTGTTTTCGCCGAAGAAATAGGAGTAGATTCATTGACCGCATCTGTCTTTCATTCCATAAGAATTATAGCAATAGTCTCGCTATATCCTTGGATCATATTGCAAGTCGTTTCATCTTGACTTTCCCTTTTTAAATTTTAACTTGAATTTTTACTAGAGCGCGTTCACACTAATAGACAATATTCCATTGATGTGCGATAATGCGCACATGGAAATCACTCAAGAACAATATGATCGTATCGAAAAATACTTGCCCCGTCAGCGCGGGAATGTGAGTATGAGTAATCTCCAACTGATCAATGCGATACTGTATGTCACGGAAAACGGCTGCAAGTGGAGGGCACTGCCGAAATCCTATGGGAACTGGCATACGATTTATGTACGCATGAACAGGTGGAGCAAAAATGGCGTTTTACAGCGCGTGTTTGAAGTGTTGCAAGTGGAGAACATTATTCGCATAAGGGTCGAGGCGGTCTGCCTGGACAGCACATCGGTAAAGGTTCATCCCAACGGAACGGGAGCTTTAAAAAAAGAGGAAAACAGTCCATTGGAAGATCGAGAGGCGGGCTCACAACGAAGATTCATATGGTCACCGCAACTGACAGATCGGCTGTCAGCTTCGTGCTATCCGGAGGAGAAGCCCATGACTCGCCGGAAGGCATAGCTCTGCTTGACAAGATCATAAGAGTCCCAGAGCAAAAATACATCCTGATGGACAGAGCTTATGAGGGAGAGAATATGCGGAGCGAAGCGATGGAGAAGGGATATTTTCCGGTTGTTCCTCCAAAATCGAACCGCAAAGATCCATGGGAGTATGATAGGGAGAGATATAAGCAACGCAATGAGATAGAGCGATATTTCTTGCGTCTTAAGCGGTTTCGGAAAATATTTACCCGTTACGATAAGCTTGACGTGCTGTTCTGTGGGTTCATCTACTTTGCTATGATCGTAGATGCAATTTAATGTGAACAGACTCTAATTAAGCGATGTCTACCCCAAGTTTAGTAGGCCAATTTGGTAGTGTAACTTATTCTGTGTAAACCCCTTGCCCCTGGATCGATGTAAGACATCAAAGGGTTACCGTTACTGCTTCAGTATCACCATAATGACATACGCTATCCGGGCTGTCAATGGACTGCAGCCCGGACTTTTCTTATAGGCGTTTAGGGCTATTCCAGATCTCCGGGTTCTATGCGTTCCTCAAAGTAA
Coding sequences:
- a CDS encoding IS5 family transposase (programmed frameshift): MEITQEQYDRIEKYLPRQRGNVSMSNLQLINAILYVTENGCKWRALPKSYGNWHTIYVRMNRWSKNGVLQRVFEVLQVENIIRIRVEAVCLDSTSVKVHPNGTGALKKGGKQSIGRSRGGLTTKIHMVTATDRSAVSFVLSGGEAHDSPEGIALLDKIIRVPEQKYILMDRAYEGENMRSEAMEKGYFPVVPPKSNRKDPWEYDRERYKQRNEIERYFLRLKRFRKIFTRYDKLDVLFCGFIYFAMIVDAI
- a CDS encoding AbrB family transcriptional regulator is translated as MGNIFQQAIAFFVTFAIGMVGCFLFKILKIPNPALLGAMFSTSILSVFGYYPSFPLRPISFCANVAIGIMLGKQFNRTLLTHISRLLLPVISAATGLILLSLLCGCTFYKLTDVDLKTALIATSAGGITEMVVFGMSMDANLPIIACVQVFRVVIFLTVIPFIALFDKEQSERLKKENLIKEQYDVRNWFYKSDYIVLLAISFLLGAMATYYRVPAGAMLGAMLGAGSYSFFINRRYYCSLRIRHLAQIGLGLVMGRRMTSETVLQLTYILIPTVITAFIMMIGCSLLAIIIKKISKMDILTCLLCVSPAGLSQIAVFAEEIGVDSLTASVFHSIRIIAIVSLYPWIILQVVSS